The following is a genomic window from Acidobacteriota bacterium.
GTGCCGCGCCGCTGAGGGCGGCGCGGATGAAAAAAACCGACTCGGCGAACTCGAGTTCGATCGGCACCCTGCCGGGACCCAGGTCCGAAGGCAGACGTACCGCGATCTCACCGTCGGATTCGGATACCCGAAGTTCACCCGCAGGACCGCGTGCAGATGCCAAAATATCCCTTCCCTCGAGATCCGGGTCACGACGCTCCAGGATTAGAAATCGTTCGCGATGGGCGAGCTGAACCAGCTCGATCGAAGACCTTGGACCCTCGGGCTGGAAGGCGAGCCCCGACCCGGTCGTCGCGAAGCGCCATCCACGAACAAGACGGGTGCCGGGCGGAGAATTGGGTAGCGCCAAAACCCGGCGCTCGGTGAGAACAATCGGAGGGTGATCTGAATCGACCAGAGGCACCTCGATCGCCGGAGCGCGTCCACAGCCCTGAATCAGCCCCAGAATCGAGCATGCGCCAAGAATCACAGTGCGCCGCATGCCGGCCATTATGGACCATCCCTGTCGCCCGCTTCCGGTGACCAACCCGATCGCAGTATCCTCGGAACATATCGGTGCGTGCGCCTCGATTTTGATAGGATGTTTCCGTGGACATGTTGATTTCGACCGTTTCGTCCGGCTTCGACGGCTACTATTACGCCTGCCATCGATGCCAGCGGCCACCGGTCTGAGTCAACGGTATCGGGGCCCGCTGGCAACGGCGGGACCCGGAGCCCGCCTTTGTCCGCGCTTCCCGATGCGAGAACGGAGGAATAATGCGGACGCAACCGTCACGAAGCGAATCGCCCGGACCTCTTCTCGAGCAACACCGACGGGATATCGAAGCCCTCGACCGCCGAATTCTGCATCTCGTCTGTGAGCGGCTCGAACTCGCTCGCCAGATCGGCGAGCTCAAGCACGCCGCGGGAATCCCACTGCGAAACTTCAAGGTCGAAGCGGAGGTGTATCAACGGTTCGAACAGGCGAGCTCTTTTCTCGGGCTCGACAAGGTTCTCGGGCGCGACCTCGCAACCTTCCTGATCGGCAAGGCAGTCGAGGAGCAAGCGGCCCATCGAGACACGGTCTATCAGGGAAACGCCCTTCGCGCTCTGGTCGTCGGAGGCAAGGGCGGGATGGGCAGCTGGATTGCACGCTTTCTGAGAGGGCAAGGTCACAGAGTCACCGTTTTCGACCCGGACCCTTCGTCGTCCGATTTTCCCGAGGTGGACAATATCGAAGATTCGGCAGGAGAGGCAGACCTTATCCTCGTAGCCGTTCCGATGAGCGCGTGCGCCGAGGTCCTCGGTGAGCTCGCACGGCTTTCGGTCGGGGGCGTCGTGGCAGAAATGTGCAGCCTCAAGGGCCACTTGCTGGCACACATGGAGGATCTTCGCTCAAACGGCCTGCGGTTGGTCTCCTTCCACCCTCTGTTCGGACCCGACGTGCGCATGTTGTCCGGTTGCACCATCGTCTTCTGTGAAGAAGGACGCGATGAGGACCTTCAGATCGTGCGGGGACTTTTCGCCGAAACGTCAGCTCGACTCGTCGACATGCCGTCCGAGGAGCACGACCGTCGGATGAATCTCGTTCTCGGGCTTTCCCACCTGGCCAACCTCGTCTTTGCTCGCGCCCTGACCCATTCGTCGGTCGACGCCGCAAAGCTGGCCGAAGTCGCCGGTATCACGTTCAAGAAACAGCTCGGTACCACGCACGAGGTCGCGGCCGAGAACCCCAACCTGTACTTCGAGATCCAGGCGCTCAACCGACTCACCCCGGAGACCGGAAAATGGCTCCGCAGGTCACTCGACGAGTGGCTGAACACGGTCGAGTCTGGCGACTCGGAGGCATTCACGGAGCTCATGACATCCTGTCACGAGTATCTCGACGGGGCTTTTGTGGAACAATCCGACCAATGAGAAGCATTGACGGTGTGGCGGCTGCCCTGGTCGAATTCGAGGGGATGACGCACTCCTGGCTCGTCGGCGAGCCATGCTTCGCCCCTCCGGTGGAGCTGGTGGATGGACTCATCGGGGCGGCAGGCGCCAAGACCTACGGATATCCGCCCCCCTCCGGTCTGACCGATCTCCGCGAGATTCTCGCGGCTCTACACTCTGACAATGGGCACCACGTGGAAGCCGACCAGATCGTCGTGACCTCCGGAGCCAAGGCTGGGCTGCTCGCCCTCCTGGCCGCTCTTCTCGAGCCCGGGGACGAACTCATCCACCCCACGCCGTACTACCCGGCCTATCCCTTTATGGCATCGCGGCTCGGGGCGCGTCCGGTGGCGGTGCCCGAGGACGGCGAAGGGTTTGCCGGCTGGGCCGATTCGGTGGCATCGCAGATTGGACCGAGGACGCGGGCTGTCGTACTCGCGTCTCCGTCCAATCCCACGGGCACTACCCTCGGTTCTCGCGCCGCGGAAGATTTGTTCGAGCTCTGTCGCGACCGCGGTCTCCGGTTGATCTGCGACGAGGCCTACACCGATTTCCGTGTTGCTCTCGATTCGGCAACCCTCTCGGCGGACTTCGATCCCGAGCGAGGGACCGTGATTCAGATACGGAGT
Proteins encoded in this region:
- a CDS encoding prephenate dehydrogenase/arogenate dehydrogenase family protein; its protein translation is MRTQPSRSESPGPLLEQHRRDIEALDRRILHLVCERLELARQIGELKHAAGIPLRNFKVEAEVYQRFEQASSFLGLDKVLGRDLATFLIGKAVEEQAAHRDTVYQGNALRALVVGGKGGMGSWIARFLRGQGHRVTVFDPDPSSSDFPEVDNIEDSAGEADLILVAVPMSACAEVLGELARLSVGGVVAEMCSLKGHLLAHMEDLRSNGLRLVSFHPLFGPDVRMLSGCTIVFCEEGRDEDLQIVRGLFAETSARLVDMPSEEHDRRMNLVLGLSHLANLVFARALTHSSVDAAKLAEVAGITFKKQLGTTHEVAAENPNLYFEIQALNRLTPETGKWLRRSLDEWLNTVESGDSEAFTELMTSCHEYLDGAFVEQSDQ
- a CDS encoding pyridoxal phosphate-dependent aminotransferase; protein product: MRSIDGVAAALVEFEGMTHSWLVGEPCFAPPVELVDGLIGAAGAKTYGYPPPSGLTDLREILAALHSDNGHHVEADQIVVTSGAKAGLLALLAALLEPGDELIHPTPYYPAYPFMASRLGARPVAVPEDGEGFAGWADSVASQIGPRTRAVVLASPSNPTGTTLGSRAAEDLFELCRDRGLRLICDEAYTDFRVALDSATLSADFDPERGTVIQIRSASKSWALCGWRIGWLVTDSALAANATRCHASLVNPASGPTQRALCALPEVPGTYLTAARASVEGRMRALSSALGQAGISHVKPEGGFYLWLNVGRQIAAAGAGDVVEWCVDLARRRGVGLWPGADFGSAEYVRIAVTSPSDANWQAAVEALVEALTSHGQDNS